In one window of Thalassophryne amazonica chromosome 9, fThaAma1.1, whole genome shotgun sequence DNA:
- the glra4b gene encoding glycine receptor, alpha 4b, whose translation MGILWNVCIIFLQGRFGNSKEIKLPSRAIKPPSPSDFLDKLMGRTSGYDARIRPNFKGAPVNVTCNIFINSFGSITETTMDYRLNVFLRQQWNDPRLAYKEYPDDSLDLDPSMLDSIWKPDLFFANEKGANFHEVTTDNKLLRIFQNGNVLYSIRLTLTLSCPMDLKNFPMDSQTCTMQLESFGYTMNDLIFEWLDVGAVQVADDLTLPQFVLREDKGLGYCTKHYNTGKFTCIEVKFYLERQMGYYLIQMYIPSLLTVILSWVSFWINMDAAPARVGLGITTVLTMTTQSSGSRASLPKVSYVKAIDIWMAVCLLFVFAALLEYAAVNFVSRQHKEFFRLRKKLKEQQQRTVSRTYLDYPPGVCHLAVHEHATVQLHISVHSNITCSHFDLQTDRSRAVCLISSLLLFFCQQRSSDSKVKGNSVSSNSAPHRTTATLPCSACAREEELAQQGLFFQSYGIALTAEMDSTPIFANLPPGLGFYDIHRRFVDRAKRIDTISQAMFPMSFLMFNILYWLTYKVLQHEVQVPL comes from the exons ATGGGCATTCTGTGGAATGTGTGCATCATTTTCCTACAAGGCAG ATTTGGGAATTCTAAGGAGATTAAGCTCCCCAGCAGGGCGATAAAGCCCCCTTCTCCATCTGACtttctagacaaactgatgggaCGCACATCTGGCTATGATGCTCGCATCAGACCAAATTTCAAAG GTGCTCCTGTGAACGTCACTTGCAACATCTTCATCAACAGCTTTGGATCGATCACCGAAACCACTATG GACTACCGCCTCAACGTATTTCTTCGTCAGCAGTGGAATGACCCACGCCTGGCATATAAGGAGTATCCAGATGACTCCCTGGACTTGGACCCCTCTATGCTGGACTCAATTTGGAAACCTGACTTGTTCTTTGCAAACGAAAAAGGAGCAAACTTTCATGAGGTcaccacagacaacaaactgCTCCGGATATTCCAGAATGGAAACGTCCTCTATAGCATCAG GCTCACATTAACTCTTTCCTGCCCTATGGATCTGAAGAACTTCCCCATGGACAGCCAAACATGCACCATGCAGCTTGAAAGCT TTGGCTACACCATGAATGATCTTATTTTTGAGTGGTTGGACGTTGGCGCAGTACAGGTGGCTGATGATCTGACACTCCCACAGTTTGTGCTCAGAGAGGACAAAGGTCTTGGTTACTGCACCAAACACTACAACACAG GTAAATTCACTTGTATCGAGGTCAAATTTTACCTGGAGCGTCAAATGGGGTACTATCTGATCCAGATGTACATACCTAGTCTGCTCACTGTTATCCTGTCTTGGGTGTCATTCTGGATCAACATGGATGCGGCTCCAGCTAGAGTGGGACTTGGAATCACAACTGTGCTGACCATGACCACACAAAGCTCTGGCTCCAGGGCTTCCCTCCCAAAG GTGTCCTATGTGAAAGCCATTGACATATGGATGGCTGTGTGTCTCCTTTTTGTGTTCGCTGCACTGCTGGAGTACGCGGCTGTGAATTTTGTGTCACGTCAACACAAGGAGTTCTTCAGACTGAGAAAGAAGCTAAAAGAGCAGCAGCAGAGAACTGTGAGTAGGACATACCTAGACTACCCTCCAGGTGTCTGTCACCTGGCTGTGCATGAGCATGCCACCGTGCAGCTGCACATCAGTGTTCACTCAAACATCACCTGTTCTCATTTTGACCTT CAGACGGATCGGAGCCGTGCAgtctgtctgatcagctctctgctgctgttcTTCTGTCAGCAGAGAAGCAGTGACAGTAAAGTCAAAGGAAACAGTGTGTCGAGTAACAGCGCTCCTCACAGGACCACCGCTACGCTGCCGTGCAGCGCCTGCGCCAGA GAAGAGGAGTTGGCACAGCAGGGTTTGTTCTTCCAGAGTTATGGGATTGCACTGACAGCAGAAATGGATTCCACGCCAATCTTTGCCAATTTACCCCCTGGTTTAGGTTTCTATGACATCCACAGGCGCTTTGTGGATCGGGCAAAAAGAATCGACACCATATCTCAAGCCATGTTTCCCATGAGTTTCCTCATGTTCAATATCCTCTACTGGCTGACTTACAAAGTCCTACAACACGAGGTTCAAGTCCCGCTGTGA